The Anolis sagrei isolate rAnoSag1 chromosome 6, rAnoSag1.mat, whole genome shotgun sequence genome includes the window agtggaagcttaccatgctccccgtatttgaaccaccaaccttttggtgagCAAATTCCGCAGCttggtggtttaacccattgaaccaccgggggggggggggtgcaaggcTACTCAATTCTACTCAGTCTTGCTAATTGCaaaacttgcttcaaacagacaaggtccccccccccccccaaccttggacagttcacagatatatacactctacatgcctcacttccaacagtcctcagaacaaacctctgaagatgcaaaccacagatgcaggcaaaacgtcaggaaagaatgctactggaacatcacagcagcccagtgatttcagccatgaaagcctttgacaacacatggtTTCTATTCTAAGATTGTGCCCAATGTCTTATCTATCAACAACATTGTTAAATTAGTCTGTTTCTATTATTTATTGCATCTTGACTGTCCAATTTTCTATAGTTGGTATTTCTGTCATTTTTCACCTTGGAACATATACAATTCTTGTTGCTGTTAACATTTATTGCAGCATTCTCTCATGTTCCTTTTTATTTGATTGTTCAACTGTCCTAGCAGTATACATTCTGGCTGGAAGTTGATTCTTGTTTTAAGAATTTCTTGAATGAGCCCATAAATTTGTGTCCAGAATGTTTAAGCCTTTTTTTGCAGGTCCACCACATCTGATACTAAGAGCCTTTATGaacttcacatttccaacatttattacactatgtaacacaatttttgttcctgggttataaatgatatttcctaattggttctatcatcaaaaTACGGTAAAAGATTATTAAACtataaaaacttcatttttgcaggacatcttgtagcacattttgctatagtatttcaattcagcatagtttgtggcagccacaaaagtgaagtttctggagtagaacaactattttcaaagtaaattcTGCACAATtatacaggaaataacacttttaaactcTGGTACCTGTCATCTGTTTGGTGGTGATAAGAGCATGAGATTTCCTTTCTCCAGCAGAGAAAAACAGTTAACATATTCCTGCCTTCCCTCATTGGTGTCTACCTCCAGATAGTCTAAACAGCCAAATAGCAGGAATGTTGTTGGAGTACAATTTGTGGCAGTGGAGGGAGGAGTTAGGCGAAGGGTGCTTTGGGACAAGCGTATTTTGTGGGCTTCACTGAAATCCTGCATGAGTTATGCTTGTCTATGTATGGTCTAAGAGGAGGTTTACCAAGCACAGGTTTCTTGCAGAGACTTCTTTTCTCCAGCTGAGAAAAACAATTAACATCtccttttaaaatttctttatcCTTAACAGAACTGGTGGACAAGTGTATAGGCTCTCGCATTCACATCGTAATGAAAAGTGACAAAGAAATCGTTGGTACACTCCTAGGATTTGATGACTTTGTCAGTATCCTTTACAAAAAAGAATAAAATCCAGTAGCACTTTATGACAGTTTACCCTCATGCTTTGAATGATATTAGATTAAACTGACAGCAAGAGTGTGAAACTTTTATGGGCCTGGTGTCTCCTTTTTGCTAGAGCACAGATTCCCAGAAATAACTTCCAAAATTGCTAAATACCGTgtcctagttttttttaaaaaaattaaatgatgtGAGAGATATTTAAAATGTACATTACTGATCTTGGAGATTTGAAGGAAAGGCGATGTACTGTAATTCTTTTGTCAAAACTAAGTCAGGGTTCCCTGAAGGATCTTTGCGGTACTGTTCTTTAGATAACATTGATCTACAGTATGATTTGTGCATTTATTGGTGACTACCTGTGTAATTGAGCTTATAGCCAGTGTTTGAATTGGCacatcaaaaggttggtggtatTTATCTATGCTTTCAGCTAACAAACTGAACCTTCAGTGCTTTCACTTCCAGGATGTGTATATAATTGCCGTTTTGCATACAGTAGGCTGTTTCTTGTGGTGGCTCAAGAATATAAAAGCATCtcttagaaacatagaatcatagagttggaagagaccacatggaccatccagtccagccctttgccatgcagaaaaagcacaatcaaagtaccccttaCCTTATGATATTATGCAAACAATATTATTTATCTTCAATATCCACTGATCAGGTCAATGTTGGAAGAATATTTTAGCAAAAACCTTTATTCCTTGACATCGGTTTCTAGACATGGTATTAGAAGATGTTACTGAATTGTAAGTATAATTTTTCTGCCTCCCAGTCTCAGCACATTTGATGAGTAATTACTCCTTTTACTAACTTATTTATTCCCGATCACATTTCCAAACTTGCTGTCTTGACCTCTTCTTTATACTCTTATCTACATTAATGATATCATATTATGTGGGGATCTAATTGCATATTGTAATTGCGGACTTCTGTATATGCTTTCAGAAAAACAATGTGTGATGTACAGTATGTTTGTTCTCTCAGTGACAAACAGTACAGTCATGATGTCCTGGACTGATGTAGGTACCCAGCTTGCTGTTCTTCCAGTCCTGTATGACAAAATCTTCCTACAAAGTGATGCTGGGGAACTGTTATTTGGTAATTACATCCTGTGCTGAGGTCCTCTAGAAGTTTCAGTGACTGCTCTAACTTCCTCACTTCTGTCtgcgacagtggttctcaacatgtgggttgtGACCCGTTTGGGGATTGAACGACCATTCACAGGGGGTCGCTGCTTTGCCTCCTTTGGGTCCGAAAAGGGCTTGTCCTCCTCTTCCTAgtcctccagcagcatgcagcaGAAGGAGGTGGgctctgtctttctctccctttctttctctcccccttttccctctctttttgtttctcatcctttctcccctctccttctctcttgttctatccctttctttcctttttctttctcttcctcctcctcctcctttctcccttctttctccctctccatttctcctcctcttctttttatattattttcttttcttttcctcttcctccttcctttttccttctctctacttccctttttctttctcttgcctccctctttctcatcttTTCTACTTCTCCTTTctatcccttccctttctttctgtcttcctcacttctcttttctcttcccttcttatcccttctctccctcccttcttgtcTCTTCTCTCTATAACTCCCTTTTCTGTTGATAGTTCTCTTACTCTTCTCTTTCCTCTATCTCCCTCCCTttgtcacctcactttctttctaactgtccccctttctctctctttctttctttctttttttctttctttctttctttctgtctgtcatcctccctttcctcctctccttcctctttccttttttctacccatccctcattttcttttctccttccctcccttcttttccatctctttcttcatctcctctcctcccctttctctctagCTCTCACCCTCACCCTCTCTTCACTTGCTTtttatctttcttcctctccttccctttctctgtcttctgccctattctcccttctcttctctttcttctttctttcctcctctttcttcctctcctttctctctcttgtgattctctctccctttctttctcctctctcctttcccgttctttttcatttttcttccttccttccttcctttttctctttctcttgtggcccactctcctttcttctttttctttccctcccttttgcagCCTCCCCTTCTCTcgccctttcttttctctttttcccctctttctctcccccttccctttctcccctatATTTCTTtatcagcttcagaggaagacaatggtgaCAACACAATCTGATCAAATAAACCCTGATGGTTTTGGCCTAAGATTTCCAAAAGCCAGGTTTGGTGTGAAGTCACATCAGAGCAGCCTTCCTCTAAAAAAGAAACTTTCTCATCCACAGCTCTGTTCAAGTCTTTGCAAATTCATCCCTTCTCTTAAGCATATATGAGCAAGTCCCCAAGtttcaaacaagataggttctgtaggtttgttcttgaaCTGAATTTGTATGTCAGCCAGAATAGGTACAATtcttaagtgcaactccagccatatataattaaatattgttttcgtgattaatcactatgctttaattatgtaacAAGGAAAATGTTACAATGACTTTGGATTGTATGGTTTTTAATGattagttttaatgtttatatgcttgttaattttatgtttcaaTTGATACgtttttattatatgtctgttttatgtggcatcgaattgttgtttattgtaaagccactctgagtccccttcaaggtgagatgggtaggatataaatacagtaaataaaaataataaaatacatccaccatatcagatatttacattacgattcataactgtagcaaaaacaacgaaaataattttagggttgagggtcaacacaacatgaggaactgtaaagggtcgtggcattaggaaggttgagaaccactggtctatgagaACCTAGCAAAATGCTTCTCTGATTTTCCCTGCTGTCCTCCAGGCATAAATGCTTGGGGAGGGGTTTTCACTGGGTTTACAAAGTGTAGCTTGAATTGCTTTGGAAGGAGAAACTGAATACCAACTTCTGCAGCAACTAAAAATAGATGTACACAAGTGTAGAATTCACGCCTCTGTGGGCCACTaaggaatcccagccagtgtcTGTTTTCCATTGGGGATGCTTTCAAGAGTGTTCGGAAGTTGCAGCTGGTTTGAAATGTGGCAGACGGATTGTTCTCTGATATATACTTTAAAGATCACAGAACAATTATATGGCCTTCCATGTACATGCTTTAACTTACAGTACTCTTTAACAGGCGAGAAAAAGCCTCCCTTCAAACAAGACTGCACAAAATTTGAAATCTTTAAAATGGGCTCTTCTTTTATGTCTCATCCCTAGTTGCAGTTGTGGAATTCCCATCCAAGGGAAGCTTTATGTTGCCATCTGTCAGTAGCATGCAGTCATTAAAAGTCAGGTTGGCTTTTGGCATTGTTTTGGTTATATACATTGAGAAAACTTGATTTATAACATATTTCATTCTATTTGTGAAGAAGGTTTTTGtgcattttatattgtttctgcattttatattgtttcaGTAGCGCTTATGGAGTaagaaacaataaattaaaagtgttgttgttgtccttATTTTCTTGAAAGCTAATTGTAAACCTTTTTTCAGTGAGATCACACCTGAAGGACGAAGAATTACAAAATTAGATCAGATTTTGTTGAATGGAAATAATATAACAATGGTAAGTAATTTTTATATAGTTAATTTCCCTACTCCCTTAAATCCCTGCAATGAAATTAGGTTTTAATTAACTAGAATATTAGTTAATTAGTAATTGATGTTTTGTTAGTTGTAAATCTCCCAGGTAATGCTTTAAAACTCTCTTAGAATCCTAAAGCTATTTATCAACATTTTAATTTTTCAGTGCTTACAATTTTACCCTATCACCATTAAAATTAGCATATTGCAAAGTTTAAGTACAATTGGGATGAAGTAGGTTAATGGAATGGATCTCATTAATGTCTCTTCAAGAGAGACGGAAGGCCATTTGATTCCTTTAACTCAGACCTTTAGAAAGGCTATAGTAGTTGATGCACAActtttacaaataaaattattgtggTGTTCATTTTCTTGTATGATACaaagccttttttctttttctttttaaatccttaCAGTTGGTCCCTGGAGGAGAAGGACCGGAAGTATAAATGAATTCATTGAAATTCactgaggattttttttgttaaatattGTGTAATAGTATCTtgatgaaactttacattttgCTTTTCCATTTCAAGTTGATTTTTGAGTATAAAGTACAATTTCCATTTCAAGGAAGGTACACCTTTGATGATAACTTTGTAAGTTAATATCATGACTTTGCtgtaaagaaaaaatattttgttgtacTGAGCAAGGCAATAAAGAACTTTTTAAGTTGTTTTTTTATATACATTTGATATGTGGTTAATGTGAACATTTGATGTCAGACAAACTTATAACATTTATAGTTCttgttcaaaataattttattttatttttatcaaaAAATTGACTCACTGGTGCATTGTTCAGTTAATTTGTGATTCCCAATGTAAGGGGATTATTTCTTTTACACTTGCCCTCTtaattgttttttcccctttctcacAATGTGCTGAAAACAGGGACTATTATTATAAAATGTTCATTAAAATACCATGTAGTTTactttttgttgtgtgccatcaaatCATTTCGGACTTAGGATCACCCGAAGGTAACCCTAGCACTGCTAGGAGTCGGTGTCTGGAGgcacttccttgggcctaggcaaGCCTTCAGTGGAGGTAAGCGGTGAGGGCAGAGGAGGTCCTtgaatggagggaaagggaaagctcAGTGGGCCATTGACCCCCATGTCAATGTGACCTGCCACCTCCTCCCCGTgccctccctccaccctcctccccctccctcctcaagCCGCACTATTAAGggcaattttattttttctttaactCATTTTAATTTATACCCAGTATACTAGCAACTTTTAATAAGATTTTCCAGGCAtaaaaagtcatctagtaccctggaatatacggtatttacaacacaaagttaaaaacttggcattatgccaaCCTACACTTACGTACACTTACTATACAAATGTTCTTTACCTCCTATTACCCTACTCCTTTTAGAATTAAGTGacttccaacctttggtcctcccaaCTGTTTTGTACTTCACCCCTCCCCCTTCAATTCCTAACTTCTGGTaagatggttgggatttctgggaattgaagtcagaaacaactggaggaccaaaggttgtgaaccactgttttagataatACTATACCTGTAATATTAGTCCTCAAATTCATGAATTCAACAATTGaaatcctcccccctccccattgttGCTGTGAAAATATAATTCCCAATCTTTCTTGGAGTTCATTTGAGATTTCTCTGTGATCAGCCTTTTCAGTTCTTCCATCTCAGATAACTTGCAGATCTTTGTCagtcatttttttttgctttgagatTAGTGGTTCCTTCTGTGCATAGATGATTCTCgctgcagttataatgtattgtaGCATCTCCCATGCTTTCTTtctggccactgtggctgtctggatgaggaggaacaagctgaagatcaatctcaacaagacagaggtcctcctggtcgatcgtaaaccagatcggggtatagggtggcaacctgttctggatggggttacactccccctgaagtcacaggtctgcaatttgggtgtcctcctggactcatcactgatgcttgaagctcaggcgtcggtggtggccgggagggcctttgcacaattaagactcgtgcgcccacggcgaccgtaccttgtgaaggcggatctggccagggtagtccatgccttagtcacctccagattggactactgtaatgcactctacgtggggctgcccttgaaaacggcccgaaaatttcaattggtccaacgggcagcggccaggttgttaactggtgctccttacagggagaggtcaactttcctgtttaaggagctccattggctgccattcattttccagtcccaattcaaggtgcaggtgcttacctacaaagccctaaactgtttgggacccgcctacctgcgtgaccgcatctctgtgtacaaacctacatgatctcttcgttcatctggagaggccctactcacgatcccacctgcatcgcaagcacgattggcggggacgaggaatagggctttctcggtggtggcccctcgactctggaactctccctaaggacattaggcaagccccatcgctggcaatttttaggaggagcttgaaaaagtgattgttccagtgtgctttcccagaataaggaaactccaagcattatgtc containing:
- the LSM5 gene encoding U6 snRNA-associated Sm-like protein LSm5 encodes the protein MAANATTNPSQLLPLELVDKCIGSRIHIVMKSDKEIVGTLLGFDDFVNMVLEDVTEFEITPEGRRITKLDQILLNGNNITMLVPGGEGPEV